From a single Fulvivirga ulvae genomic region:
- a CDS encoding patatin-like phospholipase family protein encodes MIKKLRRVVDTVYYSFPVRLLLNHFKRNHVLLICWVILFAIVSGNFGNYLGIPYLFLDPVYMNKVNFFSFFIMGIVIAGFSIAFHITTYINDGHRFSFIGIQSKPFTIFSLNNSIIPFVFLFCYVIFIIQYQVSNEFVEHDMLLRNLLGLLLGYVGMTILLFGYFWFTNKDIFKYVVCKVDEKLKQNIKVTRASAMKKLNIAKKKQSRVDHFLNLNFAFQKVEDDKGFYDRNTILQVFDQNHFNLVIIELFILLLLLVMGIFRDYEAFQLPAAASFTLLLTIFVMFVGAFSYWFGSWSSTFALVVIIIVNSLVKEGFFNKTYKAFGLDYTTAPAPYTIGRIEELNSSENREKDKQKTLEILNNWRNKFPADKKPKMIFLCVSGGGQRAALWTLNVLQYTDSLTNGQLMKNTMLITGASGGLIGASYYRELYLRGLSDKNIDRHAKEYQDKIASDNLNAIIFSLLMNDAFVGFQDFEYNGLKYDKDRGYAFENQLNKNTEFVIDKPLMAYREPERKSEIPMMIMAPTVINDGRKLYISPQYVSYMMDRSDSTYSGEKLSGVEFLRLFEEQSAENLRFLSGLRMSATFPYITPNITLPSQPPIEIMDAGITDNFGISDAIKFLFAFNEWISENTSGVIFVSIRDSEKNGSISKETNLSLFERFSMPISSIYQNFESLQDITNDSKMEYAREWFDGNIERIDIEYIPREYAKENLSTADSLRMENVRRASLSWRLTRREKESLIENIHTHNNETAILKLKSLLEQ; translated from the coding sequence ATGATTAAGAAGTTGCGTAGGGTTGTAGACACTGTCTATTATTCTTTCCCGGTTAGGTTGTTGTTGAATCATTTTAAGAGAAATCATGTCCTGCTGATCTGTTGGGTCATACTCTTTGCTATTGTGTCGGGTAACTTCGGTAACTATCTGGGTATCCCTTATTTGTTTCTTGATCCCGTTTATATGAATAAGGTGAATTTCTTCAGTTTCTTCATCATGGGGATCGTTATTGCCGGCTTCAGCATTGCCTTTCATATCACCACCTACATTAATGACGGCCATAGGTTTTCGTTTATAGGTATTCAATCCAAACCATTCACTATATTCAGCCTCAATAACAGCATCATTCCGTTTGTGTTTCTTTTCTGCTATGTGATCTTCATCATACAATACCAGGTTTCCAATGAATTTGTGGAGCATGACATGCTTCTTCGGAATCTTTTGGGTTTGCTTCTTGGCTATGTAGGTATGACGATTCTGCTATTTGGTTACTTCTGGTTTACCAATAAGGACATCTTTAAGTATGTGGTTTGCAAAGTAGATGAAAAATTAAAGCAGAATATAAAAGTAACCAGGGCAAGCGCTATGAAAAAACTTAACATAGCGAAGAAAAAACAAAGCCGTGTAGATCACTTTCTCAATCTTAATTTTGCCTTCCAGAAAGTTGAGGACGACAAGGGTTTTTATGACCGCAACACCATACTCCAGGTATTTGATCAAAATCACTTTAACCTGGTCATCATTGAGCTGTTCATCCTGTTATTGCTGTTAGTTATGGGCATTTTCAGGGACTACGAAGCTTTTCAGCTGCCGGCAGCTGCGAGTTTCACTTTGCTACTAACCATCTTTGTCATGTTTGTGGGTGCATTTTCCTACTGGTTTGGCAGCTGGTCATCTACGTTTGCGTTAGTGGTTATTATCATTGTTAACTCCTTGGTCAAAGAAGGTTTTTTTAATAAAACCTATAAAGCCTTCGGACTCGACTATACCACCGCTCCGGCCCCATATACCATAGGCCGTATTGAGGAACTTAACAGCAGCGAAAACAGGGAAAAGGATAAGCAGAAAACCCTTGAGATACTTAATAACTGGCGAAATAAATTTCCTGCTGACAAAAAGCCTAAGATGATATTCCTTTGTGTGAGTGGCGGTGGCCAGCGGGCCGCATTATGGACACTGAACGTACTCCAATACACTGACAGCCTGACGAACGGGCAACTCATGAAGAACACCATGCTTATAACAGGGGCATCCGGTGGGTTAATAGGGGCCAGCTACTATCGCGAGCTTTATTTGAGAGGTTTGAGTGACAAAAACATTGACCGGCATGCCAAGGAATACCAGGATAAAATTGCCAGTGACAACCTCAACGCAATTATTTTCAGCCTTCTGATGAATGATGCATTTGTTGGTTTCCAGGATTTTGAATATAACGGCCTGAAGTATGATAAAGATCGCGGATATGCCTTTGAAAACCAACTCAATAAAAATACCGAATTTGTTATTGACAAGCCCTTGATGGCATACCGGGAGCCCGAAAGGAAGAGCGAGATCCCTATGATGATCATGGCCCCGACGGTGATCAACGATGGAAGAAAACTTTATATTTCACCTCAGTATGTTTCCTATATGATGGATCGCTCCGATTCAACTTACAGCGGTGAAAAGCTCAGTGGCGTTGAGTTCTTAAGGCTGTTTGAAGAGCAGAGTGCCGAAAACCTCAGATTCCTTTCCGGCCTGCGAATGAGTGCGACTTTTCCGTACATAACGCCGAACATTACCTTGCCAAGCCAGCCGCCTATCGAAATAATGGATGCCGGCATTACAGATAATTTTGGAATTTCAGACGCTATCAAGTTCCTTTTTGCCTTTAATGAATGGATCAGCGAAAATACCAGTGGTGTGATCTTCGTATCCATCCGCGATTCTGAAAAGAATGGTTCCATAAGTAAAGAAACCAATCTCTCATTATTTGAGAGGTTTTCCATGCCGATCAGCAGTATATATCAAAACTTTGAAAGCCTCCAGGACATCACCAACGACAGCAAAATGGAGTATGCCCGCGAATGGTTCGATGGCAATATTGAGCGCATTGATATTGAGTATATACCACGGGAGTACGCCAAGGAAAACCTGTCCACTGCCGACAGCCTGCGCATGGAAAATGTGCGAAGGGCATCTCTAAGCTGGCGCCTGACACGCAGAGAAAAAGAAAGCCTGATAGAAAATATCCACACGCATAATAATGAAACGGCCATATTGAAATTGAAATCCTTGCTGGAACAGTAA
- a CDS encoding methylmalonyl-CoA mutase family protein, with product MKQIAPYKPKNKVRIVTAASLFDGHDAAINIMRRIIQATGCEVIHLGHDRSVEEVVNTAIQEDAQAIAMTSYQGGHTEYFKYMHDLLNEKGAGHIKIFGGGGGVILPEEIEELHQYGITRIYSPDDGRSMGLQGMINDMVEKCDFPTGNNLNGEVKHLPIKDPKAIARLISAAENYPEQSAPEFAEVHKKAEAVKIPVLGITGTGGAGKSSLVDELVRRFLIDFEDKNIAIVSVDPSKRKTGGALLGDRIRMNAIRNNRVYMRSLATRQSNLALSKHVAEAIQVLKAAEYDLIILETSGIGQSDTEITDHSDVSLYVMTPEYGAATQLEKIDMLDFADVIAINKFDKRGALDALRDVKKQYKRNHGLWEVSDEDIPVFGTIASQFNDPGMNRLYKEIMDVIVKETGADLNSTFEISNEMSEKIFVIPPKRTRYLSEIAENNRNYDKWVEDQGEVAQKLYSIRKSIDTLKESDIEDKDRLIKGLEASYEKVALDFDPRNKKILDEWPEKISKYKEPVYTFSVRGKDISIKTHTESLSHSQIPKVAVPRYEAWGDLLKWGLQENFPGEFPYTSGIYPFKREGEDPTRMFAGEGGPERTNRRFHYVSLDMPAKRLSTAFDSVTLYGNDPDHRPDIYGKIGNSGVSICCLDDAKKLYSGFNLADPKTSVSMTINGPAPMLLGFFMNAAIDQQCEIYIKENGLEKEVEKKISSIYKNDQRPEYQGKLPSGNDGLGLMLLGVTGDQVLPKDVYEKIKKETLSAVRGTVQADILKEDQAQNTCIFSTEFALRLMGDVQEYFINRNVRNFYSVSISGYHIAEAGANPITQLAFTLANGFTYVEYYLSRGMDINKFAPNLSFFFSNGIDPEYAVIGRVARRIWAKAMREKYGADARSQMLKYHIQTSGRSLHAQEIDFNDIRTTLQALYAIYDNCNSLHTNAYDEAITTPTEDSVRRAMAIQLIINKELGLAKNENPLQGSFIIEELTDLVEEAVLSEFDRITERGGVLGAMETMYQRSKIQEESLHYETLKHSGEYPIIGVNTFLSSKGSPTVTPQEVIRATTEEKEYQIEMLGRLHKHYDQTATEELKKIQQSAIQNENLFEALMEACKVCSLGQITDALFEVGGQYRRNM from the coding sequence ATGAAGCAAATAGCCCCTTACAAGCCCAAAAACAAAGTACGTATTGTTACTGCCGCCAGCCTCTTTGATGGCCACGATGCCGCCATTAACATTATGAGAAGGATCATCCAGGCCACCGGATGCGAAGTAATACACCTCGGCCACGACAGAAGTGTAGAAGAGGTAGTAAACACAGCTATTCAGGAAGATGCCCAGGCTATAGCCATGACGTCGTACCAGGGTGGACATACTGAATACTTCAAGTATATGCATGACCTGCTAAATGAAAAAGGGGCCGGACATATTAAGATCTTTGGAGGTGGTGGCGGTGTCATCCTTCCTGAGGAGATCGAGGAGTTGCACCAATACGGCATCACCCGCATTTATTCCCCAGATGATGGCAGATCAATGGGGCTGCAGGGGATGATCAACGATATGGTAGAAAAATGTGACTTCCCTACAGGTAATAACCTTAACGGAGAAGTAAAGCACCTTCCGATCAAAGATCCTAAAGCCATTGCACGCCTGATATCCGCCGCAGAAAACTACCCCGAGCAGTCCGCTCCCGAATTTGCAGAAGTGCACAAAAAGGCGGAAGCGGTGAAAATACCAGTGCTTGGTATTACCGGAACCGGTGGAGCAGGTAAATCATCGCTTGTAGATGAGTTGGTACGCCGATTCCTTATCGATTTTGAAGATAAAAATATAGCCATAGTCTCTGTTGATCCGTCGAAAAGAAAAACTGGCGGAGCCCTTTTGGGAGACAGGATAAGGATGAACGCCATCCGCAACAACCGGGTTTATATGCGCTCTCTGGCTACAAGACAGTCAAACCTTGCACTATCCAAACACGTGGCTGAAGCTATCCAGGTATTAAAAGCTGCCGAATACGATCTGATCATCCTGGAAACATCAGGTATCGGCCAGTCAGATACCGAAATCACTGACCACTCCGACGTAAGCCTTTATGTAATGACTCCCGAATATGGAGCAGCTACTCAGCTTGAAAAGATCGATATGCTCGATTTCGCCGACGTCATCGCCATCAATAAATTTGATAAAAGAGGCGCTCTTGATGCCCTAAGAGATGTAAAAAAACAGTACAAAAGAAACCACGGCCTTTGGGAAGTCAGTGACGAAGACATACCTGTATTTGGCACCATCGCATCTCAATTCAACGATCCGGGCATGAACAGGCTTTATAAGGAGATCATGGATGTGATTGTGAAAGAGACAGGAGCCGATCTGAACTCTACTTTTGAGATCAGCAACGAGATGTCAGAAAAGATTTTCGTTATTCCCCCTAAAAGGACCCGCTATCTTTCTGAGATTGCAGAAAACAACCGCAATTATGACAAGTGGGTTGAAGATCAGGGAGAGGTGGCGCAAAAGCTCTATAGCATCAGAAAGTCTATAGATACACTCAAAGAATCAGATATTGAAGATAAAGACCGCCTGATCAAAGGACTGGAAGCATCCTATGAAAAGGTGGCTCTTGATTTTGATCCCCGCAACAAAAAGATACTGGACGAGTGGCCTGAAAAAATAAGCAAGTACAAGGAACCTGTTTATACATTCAGTGTCCGTGGTAAGGACATCTCCATTAAAACGCATACAGAATCTTTATCACATAGCCAGATCCCTAAAGTGGCCGTGCCCAGGTATGAAGCCTGGGGTGACCTGCTTAAATGGGGCCTTCAGGAGAACTTCCCGGGAGAGTTCCCTTATACATCTGGTATCTACCCCTTCAAACGTGAGGGCGAAGACCCGACCAGAATGTTTGCAGGGGAAGGCGGGCCTGAAAGAACAAACCGCAGATTCCATTATGTAAGTCTGGATATGCCGGCAAAGAGGCTTTCCACTGCATTCGATTCGGTAACCCTCTATGGTAACGACCCTGATCATCGTCCAGATATTTATGGAAAAATAGGTAACTCAGGTGTTTCTATATGCTGCCTTGATGATGCCAAAAAACTTTATTCGGGGTTCAATCTGGCTGATCCTAAAACCTCGGTCTCCATGACCATTAATGGCCCTGCGCCTATGCTGCTAGGCTTCTTTATGAATGCCGCCATTGACCAGCAATGCGAGATCTACATTAAAGAAAACGGTCTGGAAAAAGAAGTGGAGAAGAAAATAAGCAGCATCTATAAAAATGATCAGCGTCCTGAGTATCAGGGTAAACTGCCCTCCGGCAATGATGGTCTTGGCCTTATGCTACTTGGCGTAACGGGGGATCAGGTATTACCAAAGGATGTCTACGAAAAAATCAAAAAAGAAACATTGAGTGCGGTAAGAGGCACCGTACAGGCCGATATCCTTAAGGAAGATCAGGCTCAGAATACTTGTATATTCTCAACAGAATTTGCCCTTAGGCTAATGGGTGATGTTCAGGAGTACTTCATCAACCGTAATGTAAGAAACTTCTATTCCGTATCCATCTCGGGGTACCATATTGCCGAGGCAGGAGCTAATCCAATTACTCAGCTGGCATTTACGCTGGCCAACGGCTTCACCTATGTGGAATACTATCTGAGCCGCGGAATGGACATCAATAAGTTTGCCCCTAATCTTTCATTCTTCTTCTCCAATGGTATAGACCCCGAATATGCAGTCATTGGCCGTGTAGCCAGAAGAATCTGGGCAAAGGCTATGAGAGAAAAGTATGGTGCGGATGCAAGATCTCAAATGCTAAAGTACCATATCCAGACATCAGGAAGGTCTTTGCATGCCCAGGAGATAGATTTTAATGATATACGTACCACACTGCAGGCATTGTATGCAATTTATGACAACTGTAATTCACTGCATACCAATGCTTATGACGAGGCCATTACCACGCCTACGGAGGATTCTGTCCGTCGTGCCATGGCCATCCAGCTGATCATCAATAAGGAGCTGGGGCTTGCCAAAAATGAAAACCCGTTACAAGGGTCATTTATTATAGAAGAGCTGACCGATCTGGTTGAAGAAGCAGTATTATCCGAATTTGACAGGATTACGGAAAGGGGTGGTGTACTGGGGGCCATGGAAACCATGTACCAGCGAAGCAAAATCCAGGAAGAAAGTCTGCATTACGAAACGTTGAAACACTCGGGCGAATACCCGATCATAGGTGTTAATACTTTCCTTAGCTCCAAAGGTTCTCCTACCGTAACACCACAGGAGGTGATCCGGGCTACCACTGAGGAGAAAGAATACCAGATAGAAATGCTGGGCAGGCTGCACAAGCATTATGATCAGACGGCAACAGAAGAACTGAAGAAAATCCAGCAGAGTGCTATTCAAAATGAAAACCTCTTTGAGGCTCTCATGGAGGCCTGCAAAGTATGTTCACTGGGTCAAATTACAGACGCTTTGTTTGAAGTAGGCGGACAGTATAGAAGAAATATGTAA
- a CDS encoding LON peptidase substrate-binding domain-containing protein — protein MEHLVEIPVFPLSILPLPNELIPLHIFEFRYRELLKDVEEKDVKFGIYYTHGLNTDRVGALMRLEGILKRYDTGESDIVTKCVDTFLLTKYYNQWLPYPYPGGKVYMLNANEQLQVSSRFSDEFKSFMALKNITDVGADFNIHDIANELNLDIGDRLKYLKLLTREKRENFLRERLKYQKFILEQERQHKNNFYLN, from the coding sequence ATGGAGCATTTAGTCGAAATACCCGTCTTCCCCTTATCAATCCTACCCCTCCCCAACGAGCTGATTCCATTACATATATTTGAATTCAGATACCGCGAGCTTTTAAAAGATGTTGAAGAAAAAGATGTCAAATTTGGTATATATTATACCCATGGACTTAATACTGATCGGGTGGGGGCTTTGATGCGCCTTGAAGGTATATTGAAACGCTACGATACAGGGGAGTCAGATATTGTAACTAAGTGTGTGGATACTTTTTTGCTAACGAAATATTACAATCAGTGGCTCCCTTATCCATACCCGGGGGGGAAGGTTTATATGCTAAATGCCAATGAGCAGCTGCAAGTCAGTTCCAGGTTTTCTGATGAGTTTAAAAGTTTTATGGCACTTAAAAATATAACCGACGTTGGTGCTGATTTTAATATTCATGATATAGCCAACGAGTTGAATCTTGATATTGGAGACAGGCTTAAATATTTGAAATTGCTTACTCGGGAAAAAAGAGAGAATTTCTTAAGAGAACGCTTGAAGTATCAAAAATTTATACTTGAGCAGGAAAGACAACATAAAAATAATTTCTATCTCAACTAG
- a CDS encoding PAS domain-containing protein: MPVKKEYYEHLEKSYFPLLIARESSNPGLWNWNAEQDRIMLSAICRDMFETPHSLLKSLDDLLNIVHEEDRPGFKQTINDALNANISFTYEARIKTPSGTLKLLTFSGDCIFDEEEKVAGISGICIDSPKDKTRSVDKALSQNEEFTSKLLKYSPNALLIHTPQGIILYVNKTAADLLKAASREDIIGRSIQKFAKKENYDITRQRIQSILETGSAAPKFEQEFVCFDGSVLTGESIIVPFEWEGQTVILSVVRDVTEQKKYFNSLKSSEENLKELIKNTPLSLAMLDKDMNYVACSAKYLEDWWVKDEEMNIEKIVGLNHYEIFEDVREDWKHLHKKCLEGATILKEDDFFIKADGKREWIRWQNTPWRDFDGTIKGIIMFSEFITERKEGEELIKESQAKLSTILENLPGMVYGCKNDPDWTMNFASNGSTELTGYSPDEFLRENDPISLKKITHPDDVDYVWRKIREALEHREIFEIQYRILTKSGDIKFMFERGQGIFDKNGKMLSLEGIILDVSKQKAIEDRLRKSEANLIEAQRVASLGSWEWHVDSHELLWSDEYYRICGLEPGKVTPSFEYCIEVLHPEDRKKAKEAFNYVLQKKRTLPARRPDHQKR; encoded by the coding sequence ATGCCCGTCAAGAAAGAGTATTATGAACATCTTGAAAAATCCTATTTTCCATTGCTAATCGCGAGGGAAAGTAGCAATCCCGGCCTATGGAACTGGAATGCTGAGCAAGACAGGATTATGTTGTCAGCAATATGCCGTGATATGTTTGAGACCCCTCACTCTCTCCTTAAAAGCTTAGATGACTTACTCAATATTGTTCATGAGGAGGACAGACCAGGTTTTAAACAAACCATAAATGATGCATTGAATGCCAATATCAGCTTCACTTACGAAGCACGGATCAAAACCCCATCAGGGACCTTAAAACTATTAACCTTCTCCGGAGATTGTATTTTTGATGAAGAAGAAAAAGTAGCGGGTATCTCAGGGATATGTATTGATTCTCCTAAAGACAAAACAAGATCAGTTGATAAGGCCTTATCTCAAAATGAAGAATTTACTTCAAAACTTTTAAAGTATTCCCCTAATGCCCTGCTCATACACACCCCTCAAGGCATTATTTTATATGTCAATAAAACAGCGGCTGACCTCCTGAAGGCGGCATCACGAGAGGATATCATCGGCCGTTCGATTCAAAAATTCGCAAAAAAAGAAAATTATGACATTACCAGGCAGCGAATACAATCAATATTAGAGACGGGTAGTGCCGCCCCAAAATTTGAGCAGGAGTTTGTTTGTTTTGATGGATCCGTCCTTACCGGCGAATCCATAATTGTTCCATTTGAATGGGAGGGCCAAACGGTTATTTTATCGGTGGTAAGAGATGTTACTGAACAAAAGAAATACTTTAATTCTTTAAAATCTTCCGAAGAGAACCTGAAGGAACTGATCAAAAATACACCGTTATCCCTTGCCATGCTGGATAAGGACATGAATTATGTGGCATGTAGCGCCAAGTACCTTGAAGACTGGTGGGTAAAAGACGAGGAGATGAACATTGAAAAGATTGTAGGATTAAACCACTACGAGATATTTGAAGATGTAAGGGAAGACTGGAAGCATTTACATAAAAAATGCCTGGAAGGGGCTACAATTCTGAAAGAAGATGATTTTTTCATCAAAGCAGATGGGAAACGTGAGTGGATCCGTTGGCAAAACACGCCCTGGAGGGATTTTGACGGCACCATTAAAGGCATCATCATGTTTTCAGAGTTTATAACAGAGCGTAAGGAAGGCGAAGAACTGATTAAGGAAAGTCAGGCTAAGCTCAGCACCATACTGGAAAACCTACCGGGTATGGTTTATGGCTGCAAAAATGATCCCGACTGGACCATGAATTTCGCCAGTAACGGCTCTACTGAGCTGACCGGCTATTCGCCTGATGAGTTTTTGAGGGAAAATGATCCTATCTCATTAAAAAAAATTACCCATCCTGATGATGTAGACTATGTCTGGAGAAAAATAAGAGAGGCCCTTGAGCACCGGGAGATCTTCGAAATTCAATACAGAATATTAACCAAAAGCGGTGATATCAAGTTTATGTTTGAACGGGGACAGGGGATATTCGACAAAAATGGCAAAATGCTGTCCCTCGAAGGTATAATACTGGATGTTTCAAAGCAAAAAGCCATAGAAGACCGGCTTAGGAAAAGCGAAGCCAATCTTATTGAAGCCCAGCGGGTGGCAAGTCTGGGTAGTTGGGAGTGGCATGTGGATAGCCATGAGCTGCTATGGTCCGACGAATACTACAGAATATGTGGGTTAGAACCCGGTAAAGTCACTCCGTCATTTGAATATTGCATAGAGGTACTGCACCCGGAAGATAGAAAAAAAGCAAAGGAAGCATTTAATTATGTATTGCAAAAAAAAAGAACCCTGCCAGCTAGACGCCCGGATCATCAGAAAAGATAA
- a CDS encoding PAS domain-containing sensor histidine kinase, translating into MYCKKKEPCQLDARIIRKDNEVRYVTYRAELTTDKDGKAVKMVGSIQDITDKKKAEVNLKESENRNRALLSALPDIIFILNIDGTYLHCQVSDRSTLLLPPHELVGRNVKELFAPELAAQFLAKFRAAHDDNTIQTLEYSISIDGEEMYFEARIVKYKARQVFAVIRDITKTKKSELEARESEKRFYKAFHISPIPITISHIENGELLEVNDRFLQLVNMPREEVIGSSAIDLGFWADDGDRNAFISELKREGRVNGFDGRLRTRDNGIRDVILSAELISIDNKNCILLMIFDISERKQAENALISLTEELTASNHELRQFAYITSHNLRAPVVNIDTLLQFIDKENLNASGNAEVLDKIEISVDQLKSTLNDIIQLVAVKDNRYEPDEKIYFEEVFDIVTTNLASQIASSGAELNFDFQEKYIMFKKPLLESIVQNLVSNAVKYKSDKPLHIDVRTYNKGEYICMSVKDNGKGIDLTLYKDRLFGMYQRFHEDTEGKGLGLYIIKSQIESMGGEIEAESEPNVGSVFNVYFKVHKDKN; encoded by the coding sequence ATGTATTGCAAAAAAAAAGAACCCTGCCAGCTAGACGCCCGGATCATCAGAAAAGATAATGAAGTACGGTATGTAACCTACAGGGCAGAGCTTACTACTGACAAGGATGGCAAGGCAGTGAAAATGGTTGGATCAATACAGGATATTACTGATAAAAAGAAGGCTGAAGTAAACCTGAAGGAAAGTGAAAATCGCAACAGAGCACTGCTTAGCGCCTTGCCCGATATCATTTTTATATTAAACATTGACGGGACTTATCTACACTGCCAGGTATCGGACCGGTCCACACTTCTGCTTCCTCCACACGAGCTTGTAGGCAGGAACGTCAAGGAGTTGTTTGCTCCGGAACTGGCTGCTCAGTTCCTTGCGAAGTTCAGGGCCGCTCATGATGATAATACCATTCAAACCCTTGAGTACTCGATCAGTATCGACGGGGAAGAAATGTATTTCGAGGCAAGAATTGTAAAATATAAGGCCAGACAGGTCTTTGCTGTCATTCGTGACATAACCAAGACCAAAAAAAGCGAACTGGAGGCCAGGGAGTCAGAAAAAAGGTTCTATAAAGCTTTTCATATCAGCCCGATTCCCATTACAATATCTCATATCGAAAATGGTGAGCTGCTTGAAGTCAATGACAGGTTTCTGCAGTTAGTCAATATGCCCAGGGAAGAAGTAATCGGCTCATCGGCCATTGACCTTGGCTTTTGGGCCGATGACGGCGACCGCAATGCCTTTATAAGTGAGCTTAAAAGAGAAGGGAGGGTAAACGGTTTTGATGGCCGCCTGCGAACGCGGGACAATGGCATCAGGGATGTAATCCTTTCCGCAGAGTTAATCAGCATCGACAACAAAAACTGTATACTATTGATGATCTTCGATATCTCTGAGCGAAAACAGGCTGAGAATGCGCTTATCAGTCTTACTGAAGAACTAACTGCCTCCAACCACGAATTGAGACAGTTTGCGTATATCACATCTCACAATCTGCGTGCTCCGGTTGTTAATATAGATACTCTACTCCAGTTTATAGATAAGGAAAACCTCAATGCCTCTGGGAATGCGGAGGTTCTGGATAAAATAGAAATCTCAGTAGATCAGTTAAAGTCTACACTCAATGATATTATTCAACTTGTAGCGGTAAAGGACAACCGCTATGAACCCGATGAAAAGATTTATTTTGAAGAAGTTTTTGACATTGTTACAACCAACCTTGCATCACAAATTGCAAGCTCCGGAGCTGAATTAAATTTTGATTTCCAGGAAAAGTACATTATGTTCAAAAAACCTCTCCTTGAAAGCATTGTACAAAACCTGGTTTCCAATGCTGTAAAATATAAAAGTGACAAACCTTTACATATAGATGTTAGAACTTACAATAAAGGTGAATACATTTGCATGTCCGTAAAAGACAACGGTAAAGGAATTGATCTTACGCTCTATAAAGACCGCCTGTTTGGCATGTATCAGAGATTTCATGAAGATACTGAAGGTAAAGGTTTAGGCCTTTATATTATCAAATCTCAAATTGAATCTATGGGAGGAGAAATAGAGGCTGAAAGTGAGCCCAACGTAGGATCCGTTTTTAACGTTTACTTTAAAGTACATAAAGACAAGAATTGA
- a CDS encoding response regulator — protein sequence MMAKVNSIVIIDDDDVSNFIYKRVIETTKAADKITTFIRAREALEYLEETAQSSPDEFPDIIFLDINMPVMNGWQFLEKYQTSFRSNLTKRPILCMLSSSVYQEDITKAYTYADVKEYISKPLTSQIMSNLIQKHFS from the coding sequence ATGATGGCTAAAGTGAATAGCATTGTAATTATAGATGATGATGACGTTTCTAATTTCATCTATAAAAGGGTTATAGAAACGACAAAAGCTGCAGATAAGATCACTACGTTTATCAGGGCGCGTGAAGCGCTGGAATACCTTGAAGAAACCGCCCAATCCTCTCCGGATGAATTTCCTGATATTATTTTTCTGGATATTAATATGCCTGTTATGAATGGATGGCAGTTTCTGGAAAAATATCAAACCAGCTTCCGGTCCAACCTTACAAAAAGACCCATCCTGTGTATGCTCAGCTCATCTGTATATCAGGAAGATATCACCAAAGCCTATACATATGCTGATGTAAAAGAATATATCTCAAAACCGCTTACCAGCCAGATAATGAGTAACCTGATCCAAAAACACTTTAGCTGA
- a CDS encoding OsmC family protein encodes MKTVTKTRYVSDYEYEATNSQGLKVKIDMKDQGKADQSPMELVLSALSGCVAVEVALMIKKRRKTLVDFVIEAEGTRRDETPKYYTDIHLKFILTSPDANEEELKKVTKLSLEKYCSVASSLKANITFSTEVVRS; translated from the coding sequence ATGAAAACCGTTACTAAAACAAGATACGTATCAGATTATGAATATGAGGCTACTAACTCACAGGGTCTCAAAGTAAAGATTGATATGAAGGACCAGGGCAAGGCTGACCAGTCTCCCATGGAGTTGGTTTTGTCGGCTCTTTCAGGCTGCGTGGCTGTTGAAGTGGCCCTCATGATTAAAAAAAGAAGAAAGACCCTGGTAGATTTCGTCATTGAAGCGGAAGGAACCAGAAGAGATGAAACTCCCAAATATTACACAGATATACACCTTAAATTTATCCTCACCTCTCCTGATGCAAACGAGGAAGAATTGAAAAAGGTAACAAAACTTTCACTTGAAAAGTACTGTTCTGTAGCCTCTTCGCTAAAAGCCAATATTACTTTTAGTACTGAAGTGGTCAGAAGTTAA